The genomic interval CGTGCCATGTTCTTGCTTCCTCCTGGGAAGGCGTATGAGAATTGCGCTTCCCGGTTTGCCCGAGCCGCGTACTGGACCAGGACAACCTGTCGGCTGGAAAACACCCGTTCATTTTTAAGCGTTGCTGTTTGGCAGAGCAAAGCAGGCAGAGCAAAGTTTCGAACCGGAGGGTAAACAGTCCAAAATAGTTAATTACAAAACATTTAATTACTCTTAGCAAAGGAGGGAGCATATGCGGTACGCTTCTCTCGCGATCATACTCCTGCTCTTCACGCAGTTCCTGCTCTCAGCGGTTTTCTTCCCGCACGTTCCTTCTCGCCTCGCCACTCATTGGAACGCTCAGGGAGTGGTAGACGGATCTATGGGGAAGCTTGGAGGACTTCTGTTCCTCCCCGTCCTCTCAGGAGTTGTTGCGCTGCTGCTTCTTTGGTTGCCTTCGAGTGACCCTTTGCTGAAAAAGAAACCCTCATCGATCACGGCTCAGGTCCACTTGTTTGTCATTGCACTCCTTGGCTTTTTTACGGTGATACACGTGCAGGTTCTCTTATGGAATATTGGCATACACATCCCATTTTCAAGAACACTTCCCGTGGTAACTGGCTTGCTCTGCATCGTCCTTGGCCACACGTTCCGCCTCGTGGAGCGCAACTGGTTCTTCGGTGTGAGGACGCCGTGGACGTTGAGCAGTGACGAAGTGTGGTATGAAACGAACAGAAAGGCGGGGAGGTGGTTTCAGGTAGCAGGAGCAGCAATGATTTTCGGCGTGTTTGCGAGGAGGCAGGCATTCCTGGTTATCGTCACTCCTTTGCTTGTTGTGTCTGCCGCCGCGACTATTTACTCGTACCTTGCCTACAAAAAAAATAAGTGCCGAAAACGGAGTGGAA from Candidatus Woesearchaeota archaeon carries:
- a CDS encoding SdpI family protein codes for the protein MRYASLAIILLLFTQFLLSAVFFPHVPSRLATHWNAQGVVDGSMGKLGGLLFLPVLSGVVALLLLWLPSSDPLLKKKPSSITAQVHLFVIALLGFFTVIHVQVLLWNIGIHIPFSRTLPVVTGLLCIVLGHTFRLVERNWFFGVRTPWTLSSDEVWYETNRKAGRWFQVAGAAMIFGVFARRQAFLVIVTPLLVVSAAATIYSYLAYKKNKCRKRSG